The Punica granatum isolate Tunisia-2019 chromosome 4, ASM765513v2, whole genome shotgun sequence sequence GAAGGCGATAAATCCcgaaaatggcgttgccaatgCCAGCTGAGGGTACAGTGCGGGCAAAAGTCTcactttttcaccttttctaCTGTACGGCTTGGGTGGGTCACATCTTTCTTTTTACTGTTCTTTTACTGCTCTACCGCCGCACCGCTGCTCattggtttggtttggtttgctttgctttgctttCTGTGGGGATCTTCATCTCCGTCCCTCTCGCAGACGCTCTCTTCCCCCCGCTTCGGCCTTTCCCTCCTTTCGCTGCCCATTTGGGTTGCTCTTTCTTTGGGGCTTGGGCAGGGCTGTGGCGAGTGACCAACAATTGAGCAGGTCGGAAGAGGAGGAGCGGCGGGGAGGAggtgtttgtttgtttgtttgggAAGAGGAAAATGATGTTTCCGAGGCTGATTCAGACCCACGAGGGGCTTATCGGGCAAGATCAAGACCTGCAGGTCGTCGGCGGCGGCGGAGGCCCCAGTCGAGGAGCCGGAGGAGACCCTTGTCTGGTCCTCACCTCCGACCCCAAGCCCCGCCTCCGGTGGACCGCTGACCTCCACGAACGCTTCGTTGACGCCGTCACTCAACTCGGAGGAGCCAGCAGTCAGTCCCCTCTTCTCTGCTTTCCTTTGGCTCTCCTATGATTTCCATTTCAATTTGCTCATGTCGGCTTGTTGAATGTATGCATTATGTGGAAGGATACCTCATTTGGTTTGGTTTCTTTGTGGGTGACAGAAAAATCGGTTCTTTACATTGTGTTTTTGTCGATTGGAGCTCAGCTGATACAGTTGAACTTCTGCTGCTGTTATTTTCATTAACCTTCCAATTGGGTCTTATTCTAGCGGAACCCTCACCATCATCCCTTGcccataaaaatttaattttggagGAATGTTAGGAAGAGTGAGTGAAGGAAACTTTCGCCAACGTTATTCTTGGAGTGAATGGCGGTTGAGTGAGAATTTGATAGCAAATGTAGGCATTTCATCACGGGAAATAGTGGGAGGGAGTGTTGTAGGTGCTCCAGATTAGTTGTTTGTGGAGTGCTAAACTGTTGGAGAATTTAGATCTTTGGTATCCTCTGAAAAGGTAGAGTGGTAAAGCAAGGAGCCTAGGTAGATTTCTCTTCTTCAAGAATGGTTATAAATTGGAGTGGAATGGGTACTCTTTTGACCTGTGTAATGAACTGGACTGAATGGAAGGGTGGAGATGGGTAGCAGAGAACGgtgaagagaggaagagaagaagaatccTAGCAAGaatgtagagagagagagagagagagaaagcaaTAGAGAGATGAGgcaattttctgtattttcATAGCATGATCATAGCGTTCTACATCAGCAGCTTTTTACATTGGATCTGATGAGCACTCATGCCCACATTCCCCAATGTAACTAACAAAGTCAagacaaattaaaatataccCCCATATGTTTCTACTTTTCTACACTCACCCCCATCTCCATTTTATTACAGTTTGACCCTTTTAACTTCTAATCCATGACATTCCCCTCCCCTTCAAGACCCTTGTCCACAAGCCTGAACTGAGGGAAACACAATCTCAACTCATCTGCATATTCCCAAGTGGCATCATTTGAAGAGGTGTTAGACCAATGCACGAGCAACTGTGCTGTAGCCTTATTACCTCTTTTCACCATTCTACGTTCCAGTATGGCCAGGGGTTGCAAAGGCCTGCATTCCGAAGTGTCATAGGGTATAGGCAGCTCTGAAGAACAGGTAGCTGTGCCTATAGCCTTCTTAAGTCGAGACACATGGAACACTGGATGCACTTGATCTGAACTTGGTAATTTGAGTTTGTAGGCCACCTTCCCAATTCTGTCCATAATTTGATAAGGGCCATAGTACTTAGGAGACAGCTTCTCAGAGCCTCTAGCAGTGACTGATCCTTGCCTATAAGGCTGCAACTTGAGAAAAACCATATCCCCAATAGAGAACTTCCTGTCTGATCTCTTTTTGTCTGCTTGTAACTTCATCATCTTCCGAGCTCTCTGAAGATGATGTTTGAGGGCCCGAATCATGCCTTCTCTATCCCTCATATGTGTATCCACTGCTGCAACTGCAGAATCATGAGGAAAGTATGGCATGCAGGGGAGGCTGAAACCCATACAAGCCTTCCAATGGAGTCAATCCAGTGGAACTATGGTATGTGGTGTTATACCACCATTCTACCATGGAGAGCCATTTGGCCCAAGAAGCAGGTCTGTCCCCAGTCAGGTAAGTCTCTAAACACTTGTTGACTATCTCTGACTATCCATCTGTCTAAGGATGATAGGCAGAAGAAGCCAAGAGAGCCAGTCCTTGCAACTTGAACAGATCCTGCCAGAAGTTACTTAGGAATATAGGGTCCCTATCACTCACAATTGATTCGGGCATGCATTGCAATTTAAATACATTATATGAGAAGGCCTGAGCCACAGTGGCAGCTGAATGAAAATGGACTATGGCTTGGCTGAACGATCCTTGCCTCCATCATCTCTGCTGTCATCTTCTCAATGATGTCTTTCTGCAGGGTAGGGTACCTGTAGGGTCTGATGTTGACAGGTTGTGATGCCTTCTTCAAGGGAATTCTGTGGTTTTGAGCCCTTTTGGGAGGCAGGTCCTTCGGTTCCTCGAAAATGTCCTCAAATCCCTTGAGTAATGCTGCTAGCTCTGGATCCATGCTCTTCCCCTCACTGCTATTAACATGTACTTTACTTTAGTCAGCCAACTGCAGGCTGCACAATTGGATCATAGCTAACTGGTCCTTCTTCGGCAGtaatttttccatttgctCCCCATCAATACTCTTTAATTCTTCAGCATCACCCCCCTTTAACAGACTATCCTTGccttttaacttaattctcaTCTGTAACTCCTTGAAGTTTCATAGAATGTCCCCTAAGGTGGATAGCCACTGCACTCCTAATACCATTTCATAGCTGTCCAATGCCAACAACAGCATGTCAGCTGTGTACTCATTCCCCTGCATCTTCCACTTATTgcacattttattttcaataaaagagGTTCTAAAAGacttattaaatatattaagatGGAGTGAtgaattttacaatttaaGGGTCCGAAGAATGTTGTAGTTTCAACCTTAACAATGCCACCAGTCTCTTTTCTATTTGAACTCTCCTTCAAATGGTTTCTATTTGCTTCTTTCCCCTTCTTTGGCCAACTCCTAGTTAGTTGATAGCTTTCTTGCACCACAGATGCTAGATCTCTCTCAACCAACAAAAGCGAACTTCATGACTTCGAAAGTTCACTGCAAGATTGTTGAACTTGATGTAACTTTAAAGCAAGTATGCTTTAAATTGCGCACTACAAAAAATGTCCATCTTATGGTTATGGAAGGTCAAGTTTGTTGCTATTTCATATTTCAGCCTCCTCCTTTCTTGCTACTCTGATATGCATCACAAAATAGGCTTAATACACTCAGTAAGTTAGGCATCTAATCTTTCATTTTCCCAATGTAGAAATATAAATGATATCAATGATTATGCTCCTTGTATAATGAGAAGTTGTGGAAAATCATGTTTTTGAGGTACCTAATGTATGAAGTGATTTGGCTAAGCAAACAATCAATCAATTTGCATATAGATGATTCTAGATAACTTGTGGCATCACATATTCTGTAGTCACCTCCTTGCTTTACTGTCCCTGATTGACTATAGGAAGCCTTCTTTGAGTTTCAAGTCCTTGTATTTAGTTGCCACACCTGTCAAAGAAGCAAAAACTTTCTTGAAGCTATGAGGGTTTTGCTAGTTGCAACATTTTAATTAGTCACTTGATGCTAAAGGTTGTTTAGACTGTAGAAGTGATGATCCCAAGATTGAGACCCACCAAAGGATCTAGATTGTGTCAGAAACCATTGATGACTTAGGATGAGGCCAGGAGCCTGATTTGGTTCGTAGTGTCTGTCTCTAAGATCAGGATCATTTGAACATATTCTGCAATTTTTgtgggctttttttttttttggcctgCTGAAGCCCATAAAGACCAGTCTTAACACTGAAGTTGGTTCTGCATGTCCAGCTTGAGACAAAGCTCAACAGTTGTCTTCATAGCCTTCATTTATGTCGACTTGTTAGTCAAAGCTCAAAACTTGTTATATCTGAACTTGATCTATGAGTTGAATGACCACCAGCACTCAAAGATGTAGAACAAACTGATGATAGTATTAATTTCTGTCTCTTTCTGCGTGCTCCTTAATGTTTGTCTTGTTTATGCTTCATGCTGATACTATGCCCTATTTCTAAGATTTCTTAACGGATGGCGCAAGTTTTGCCCCCCTGCTTGAACTCATTATCTGATTTTGGTGAAGAAAAGCTGTGGCCTGTTTTCATGTGTTCATGGATGattgaattttgataattaatttatatgtttaGCTATTGTAAATGTTGTCTTATGATTCGATTGTGATCTAACAAGGATAGCTATTCAAATCCAGATATTGGCAGGCTCGCTTGGATTgtaatttgtaaattttagATTTCTTTGAATTTGATAATGCTTAGTGAATGCATTTCCTGATGGAGTCAATCATTAGTATCTTGCATACCCCAATTAATCACATTCTCGACTTATGAGTTTCCGTCTTTCTTATTGTTCCTCTCCGCATTTCCCTCTCCACATCTGCCGTAATGAATTTGCTGATATTTCTGCAGAAGCCACTCCAAAAGCTATCATGCGGACAATGAATGTGAAAGGCCTCACTCTCTTTCATTTAAAGAGTCACCTCCAGGTCTCATTTTCGTTGGAATTTCTCCTCTGTTATTCAGCTATTGAAGATTAGGTGAAGTTATGAACTTTCCTATAatgcttttttttcccccaattGCAGAAGTACAGATTAGGCAAGCAATCAGGAAAAGACATGGGTGACTCACCAAAAGATGGTACATGATCATCATATGATTATAATTGGATCGGCTTTTTTGAGAAATTTAGTTGTTGACATCAATTATTAAATTCCATACCTTGTACCTTTTGTTTTTGCCATTTGTTGGAAGGAATGTCAGGTTCTTACCTTCTAGATAACCCTGGGAGTGGTAATTCTTCTCCAAGCTTACCTTCCTCTGATGTCAATGAGTAAGAActaatctttctttttctttctcgtATCCCTTCGtctctttattttcttgtgCTCGTGATTTGCTTTTGCATTATCAGCAAAAACTTTATGGGAGTGTACTGTATAGGGGTTATGAAGTCAAAGAGGCATTGAGGGCACAAATGGAAATGCAGAGTAAATTGCATCTTCAAGTCGAGGTAATTTTTCTCTGATTTTTCTGTTTCCCTTCCCTCTTGTTTGGATCATCGAAGTAATTCTTGTGTCACCAGGTGCCTACAATTGCCCTGGGTTGGCAGTGACttgattttttctttgatCAAAGAGTCATTCTGTTTCTGGTTAATTCTCGGAGTTATTGCGATTATTTTGCCCAATGACTAGTTTAGCAATTGAGTTAAGACAAACTATCTGTTCCTCCTTGAACTTGTCCAGTAGGATTCTTTCAATAGGTTTTAAGAGCAAGcaacaaaaataattcattaagAAAACCCAAGTTTAATTTAAATGGATCGGTTTTAGGCAGTTAGTTGCTGACTCGGTTCATCTGCATATCTGGTTTTTTGTGGGAACTAGTCCAACTTAGGAGACTGGTCCTGCCCGGCTTTGATACCCAATCTCATTATTGTTTCCGCAGGTTGAGAAGCACCTGCAGATACGTGTGGATGCGGAGAGAAGTTACATGGTGATGCTTGAGAGGGCCTGCAAGATGCTGGCTGAACAATTCATCGGGGCTCCACTCCCAGACACATCATCAGATGGCCAGAAATCATTGCAGATATTATATGAGACGAAGCCTCCTGCAAGAGGCAATGATGCGCTTGGGTTCTACCCTCATGTGGTGGGCCCTGCTCATGGGACAGAGGAAGATGTCCCACCGAGCCTGCATTCTCAGAGGGCCGACTGCTCCACCGAGAGCTGTCTTACCTCCCAGGAGAGTCCTGGTGGTTTGGCTTTCGAGGACTCCCCAATCGGTGGGAAGAAGAGGATGATGGGTATGGAGCCAAGTGGTGGTGTGCCCTTGATTTGGGGGGAATCTAAGCTAAGGGCAGGGGAGATCGGTGTACCTCCAGTGCACCCGCATGGGATCACGGGATATGGTATGTAATAAAGAGGCTCAGGGAGTTCCATTTGTTATCACGGGCTATGCAGGTACGTAGGAGGCTTAGCGAGTTGGGAATATGTTTTCTTTGAGATCCAGTGGTTTCTAATATGT is a genomic window containing:
- the LOC116204835 gene encoding protein PHR1-LIKE 3-like isoform X2, whose product is MMFPRLIQTHEGLIGQDQDLQVVGGGGGPSRGAGGDPCLVLTSDPKPRLRWTADLHERFVDAVTQLGGASKATPKAIMRTMNVKGLTLFHLKSHLQKYRLGKQSGKDMGDSPKDGSYLLDNPGSGNSSPSLPSSDVNEGYEVKEALRAQMEMQSKLHLQVEVEKHLQIRVDAERSYMVMLERACKMLAEQFIGAPLPDTSSDGQKSLQILYETKPPARGNDALGFYPHVVGPAHGTEEDVPPSLHSQRADCSTESCLTSQESPGGLAFEDSPIGGKKRMMGMEPSGGVPLIWGESKLRAGEIGVPPVHPHGITGYGM
- the LOC116204835 gene encoding protein PHR1-LIKE 3-like isoform X4, whose product is MSSNPLKATPKAIMRTMNVKGLTLFHLKSHLQKYRLGKQSGKDMGDSPKDGMSGSYLLDNPGSGNSSPSLPSSDVNEGYEVKEALRAQMEMQSKLHLQVEVEKHLQIRVDAERSYMVMLERACKMLAEQFIGAPLPDTSSDGQKSLQILYETKPPARGNDALGFYPHVVGPAHGTEEDVPPSLHSQRADCSTESCLTSQESPGGLAFEDSPIGGKKRMMGMEPSGGVPLIWGESKLRAGEIGVPPVHPHGITGYGM
- the LOC116204835 gene encoding protein PHR1-LIKE 3-like isoform X3 codes for the protein MRKVWHAGEAETHTSLPMESIQWNYGMWCYTTILPWRAIWPKKQVCPQSEATPKAIMRTMNVKGLTLFHLKSHLQKYRLGKQSGKDMGDSPKDGMSGSYLLDNPGSGNSSPSLPSSDVNEGYEVKEALRAQMEMQSKLHLQVEVEKHLQIRVDAERSYMVMLERACKMLAEQFIGAPLPDTSSDGQKSLQILYETKPPARGNDALGFYPHVVGPAHGTEEDVPPSLHSQRADCSTESCLTSQESPGGLAFEDSPIGGKKRMMGMEPSGGVPLIWGESKLRAGEIGVPPVHPHGITGYGM
- the LOC116204835 gene encoding protein PHR1-LIKE 3-like isoform X1, which produces MMFPRLIQTHEGLIGQDQDLQVVGGGGGPSRGAGGDPCLVLTSDPKPRLRWTADLHERFVDAVTQLGGASKATPKAIMRTMNVKGLTLFHLKSHLQKYRLGKQSGKDMGDSPKDGMSGSYLLDNPGSGNSSPSLPSSDVNEGYEVKEALRAQMEMQSKLHLQVEVEKHLQIRVDAERSYMVMLERACKMLAEQFIGAPLPDTSSDGQKSLQILYETKPPARGNDALGFYPHVVGPAHGTEEDVPPSLHSQRADCSTESCLTSQESPGGLAFEDSPIGGKKRMMGMEPSGGVPLIWGESKLRAGEIGVPPVHPHGITGYGM